One stretch of Miscanthus floridulus cultivar M001 chromosome 18, ASM1932011v1, whole genome shotgun sequence DNA includes these proteins:
- the LOC136521695 gene encoding uncharacterized protein, translating into MEAAGRDGGRGPSWSYRHYGEKAGSSSSTISSSSRSGTIVSTAYTSSGSASRDSSSISMESALLQLDLELSVGTSGIEAVKKDAEFAQQIKKPEMTMKRIEGLVQEFFRGPSENRSILGGGGGMSALERWFSELGVSWVLQLDVEHPTQTRGNTWIWIKALEKIMDTIRLTASFFPDHGHGFVGMPGCCEEEVDNGKQATSLDPVQFGLFFQKAMSKMLVFVDIMFSYSLSIHGVGYLCDPFIPCLHLHGALSKALLGIKLQFHSTPSAQVENIKNEMVSLLSEKQGRAFEAIWSTLEEIRTGVIKPMDTQTPQESSDIHWDTRLLMIHINILLRNESTVTPLVSQAASLGKYVPQTGLGEAPPFISLITEMVSCLEEKLISKSQLFLDKGLGLLFLLNKSNFIRENLKYTLSAYTKVDVEIITRKDELGHYIERYIQVSWAPMLSCLSNHTPLCLGRNHSPLSKFESEFQKTYTTQKLWKVPNPELRKRLRKAVTENIIPGYTKYIEDSKVTKPKFTPQELEEMLQELYEG; encoded by the coding sequence ATGGAGGCGGCGGGCAGGGATGGCGGCCGGGGGCCTTCTTGGAGCTACCGGCACTACGGGGAGAAGGCCGGATCCAGTTCCTCCACCATTAGCAGCAGCTCCAGATCAGGTACCATCGTCTCAACCGCCTACACATCTAGCGGGAGCGCCTCTCGCGACTCCTCTAGTATCTCTATGGAGTCGGCCTTGTTGCAATTGGACTTGGAGCTCAGTGTGGGCACGTCCGGGATTGAAGCCGTCAAAAAGGATGCCGAGTTTGCTCAACAAATCAAGAAGCCCGAGATGACGATGAAGCGCATTGAAGGCCTGGTTCAGGAATTCTTCCGTGGGCCGTCAGAGAATCGCAGCATCttaggcggcggcggtggcatgaGTGCCCTGGAGAGGTGGTTCTCGGAGCTGGGCGTCAGCTGGGTTCTCCAACTCGATGTCGAGCATCCTACACAAACACGAGGTAATACATGGATCTGGATCAAAGCTCTCGAAAAAATCATGGATACCATTCGTCTCACGGCGTCTTTCTTTCCCGACCATGGTCATGGCTTTGTGGGCATGCCTGGTTGTTGTGAGGAAGAGGTAGACAACGGGAAACAAGCTACTAGTCTGGATCCAGTACAGTTCGGACTGTTTTTCCAAAAAGCCATGTCGAAAATGCTCGTTTTTGTTGATATCATGTTTAGTTATTCTCTTTCTATACATGGGGTAGGATACCTCTGTGACCCTTTCATTCCGTGTCTCCATTTACATGGTGCTCTGTCCAAGGCGTTACTGGGGATCAAATTGCAATTCCATTCGACACCCTCTGCACAAGTTGAAAATATAAAGAACGAGATGGTGAGCCTCTTGTCAGAAAAGCAGGGCAGGGCGTTTGAGGCCATATGGAGCACATTGGAGGAGATTAGGACTGGTGTCATTAAGCCAATGGATACTCAGACTCCACAAGAATCATCGGACATTCACTGGGACACTCGTTTACTAATGATCCACATCAACATCTTGCTACGCAATGAGTCCACAGTTACTCCATTAGTATCCCAAGCAGCTAGCCTTGGTAAGTATGTGCCTCAGACTGGACTTGGAGAGGCACCACCTTTCATCAGCCTCATCACAGAGATGGTTTCTTGTCTTGAAGAAAAACTCATCAGCAAGTCACAATTATTCCTAGATAAAGGCCTCGGCTTATTATTCCTCCTCAACAAATCAAACTTCATACGGGAGAACCTCAAATACACTCTCTCTGCTTATACCAAAGTCGATGTAGAAATCATCACTCGCAAAGATGAGCTTGGGCACTATATAGAGAGGTATATACAGGTATCTTGGGCACCGATGTTGTCATGCTTGTCCAATCATACACCACTCTGCCTGGGGAGAAACCACTCCCCACTGTCCAAGTTCGAGTCTGAATTTCAGAAAACCTACACTACCCAAAAGCTGTGGAAGGTCCCAAATCCCGAGCTTAGGAAAAGGCTGCGCAAAGCTGTCACCGAAAATATCATTCCAGGCTATACAAAATACATAGAGGATAGCAAGGTTACCAAGCCAAAATTCACTCCCCAGGAGCTGGAAGAGATGCTGCAAGAGCTGTATGAAGGATGA